The Nitrogeniibacter aestuarii genome has a window encoding:
- a CDS encoding SDR family NAD(P)-dependent oxidoreductase: MDLNLKGKVAVVTGGSLGIGRAVTEALAAEGVRVAIVARSQGPLEAAAREIEAQTGVEILAVPADVSSTEQVESMMARVAEHFGRIDILVNGAAHPGGLVRTEIEHANPEGLLEDINIKVVGYMRCAKFASAYMKNNGFGRIINIGGLTGRGSKQLSGMRNVAICHLTKTLSDQLGPHGITVNVIHPGVVETPHIHELYAKEAKIQGLTPGEVEANYAKVTPIRRVLQPNEIADTVVFLASERAGAITGESIAIDGGITRGVFL; this comes from the coding sequence GTGGATCTGAATCTGAAAGGCAAAGTGGCTGTCGTGACTGGCGGCAGTCTGGGTATCGGGCGCGCCGTCACCGAGGCGCTGGCCGCCGAGGGCGTGCGCGTGGCCATCGTGGCCCGCAGCCAGGGGCCGCTCGAAGCGGCGGCACGCGAGATCGAGGCGCAGACCGGCGTTGAGATTCTCGCCGTCCCGGCCGACGTGAGCAGCACCGAACAGGTCGAGTCGATGATGGCTCGGGTGGCCGAGCACTTCGGGCGCATCGACATTCTGGTCAACGGTGCGGCGCATCCGGGCGGCCTGGTGCGCACCGAAATCGAGCACGCCAATCCCGAGGGGCTGCTCGAGGACATCAACATCAAGGTGGTCGGCTACATGCGCTGCGCCAAGTTCGCCTCGGCCTACATGAAGAACAACGGTTTTGGCCGGATCATCAACATCGGCGGCCTGACCGGGCGCGGCAGCAAGCAGCTCTCGGGCATGCGCAACGTGGCGATCTGTCACCTGACCAAGACCCTCTCGGATCAGCTCGGACCCCACGGCATCACCGTGAACGTGATTCATCCGGGTGTGGTCGAGACGCCGCACATCCACGAGTTGTACGCCAAGGAAGCCAAGATCCAGGGCCTCACACCCGGTGAGGTGGAGGCCAACTACGCCAAGGTGACGCCCATCCGGCGCGTGCTGCAGCCCAACGAAATCGCCGACACCGTGGTGTTCCTTGCGTCCGAACGGGCCGGGGCCATCACCGGCGAGTCGATTGCCATCGACGGCGGCATTACCCGCGGCGTCTTCCTCTGA
- a CDS encoding acetolactate synthase large subunit, producing MTGAEILLANLQANGVSVCFANPGTTELDVVRAFESQGEMRCVVGLQENVCTGAADGYGRMTGHAAATLLHLGPGFANGIANLHNARRARTPIVNVIGDHTSWHLPYDAPLTSDIESLAKPVSGWVHRIGSVEAVADDAAEAVAQTRQNGGQGATLIFPADFQSAPSDAVVKALDEVGVRVKASGFDADTVLTRLKASRRIVFLLGGGGTQSGLSARGQIAVARLCAALDATAFAETFPARAERGAGLPAFDRLPYFPEPAREVLDPADLVVLVGALPPVTYFGYEGHPSRMVEDERLLTLSLPGEAAVERLEALVTALDAPAYVVPAAHLPAPATGALTPAAIGQTLAATLPENAIVSVEGGTCGYPFYAVSAAARRHTALTNTGGAIGQGLPVAMGAAIACPDRQVVGLLSDGSTQYTIQTLWSLAHENLNVVVLIAANHQYAILRNELRRGEAPLGERAEAMTSLAGPRIDWVRLAESYGVRGSRAETAEALAEQLEAAFAHKGPALIEMAL from the coding sequence ATGACGGGCGCAGAAATCTTGCTTGCGAATTTGCAGGCCAACGGGGTCTCGGTTTGCTTTGCCAATCCGGGCACCACCGAGCTGGATGTGGTGCGGGCCTTCGAGAGCCAGGGTGAAATGCGATGCGTGGTCGGGCTGCAGGAAAACGTCTGCACCGGCGCCGCCGATGGCTACGGGCGCATGACCGGCCACGCTGCCGCGACCCTGCTGCACCTCGGCCCCGGCTTCGCCAACGGGATTGCCAACCTTCACAACGCGCGCCGGGCACGCACCCCCATCGTCAATGTGATCGGTGATCACACGAGTTGGCATCTGCCTTACGACGCGCCGCTGACCTCCGACATCGAGTCGCTGGCCAAGCCGGTGTCCGGCTGGGTGCATCGCATCGGCAGTGTCGAGGCGGTCGCCGATGATGCGGCTGAGGCCGTTGCACAGACCCGGCAGAACGGCGGCCAGGGCGCCACCCTGATCTTCCCGGCCGACTTCCAGTCGGCGCCGAGTGACGCGGTGGTCAAAGCGCTCGACGAAGTGGGGGTGCGCGTGAAGGCATCCGGTTTCGACGCCGACACGGTGCTCACCCGACTCAAGGCCAGCCGCCGTATCGTGTTTCTGCTCGGCGGTGGCGGTACCCAGAGCGGCTTGAGCGCGCGCGGACAGATCGCGGTGGCGCGCCTGTGCGCGGCGCTGGATGCAACGGCGTTTGCCGAGACCTTCCCGGCGCGTGCCGAGCGCGGCGCGGGCCTGCCGGCCTTCGACCGTCTGCCGTATTTCCCCGAGCCGGCGCGTGAAGTGCTGGACCCGGCCGATCTGGTGGTGCTGGTCGGGGCGCTGCCGCCGGTGACCTACTTCGGCTACGAGGGCCACCCCAGCCGGATGGTCGAAGACGAACGCCTGCTCACCCTGAGCCTGCCGGGCGAGGCCGCGGTCGAGCGTCTCGAAGCCCTGGTGACCGCGCTGGACGCGCCTGCCTATGTCGTCCCTGCGGCGCATCTGCCCGCGCCGGCCACAGGCGCACTGACACCGGCGGCCATCGGTCAGACGCTGGCGGCCACGCTGCCCGAGAACGCCATCGTGTCGGTCGAGGGGGGCACCTGCGGATACCCGTTCTATGCCGTGTCCGCTGCCGCCCGGCGGCACACCGCGCTCACCAACACCGGTGGGGCAATCGGGCAGGGGCTGCCCGTGGCGATGGGGGCGGCCATTGCCTGTCCGGATCGCCAGGTGGTCGGGCTGCTCTCGGACGGCAGCACGCAATACACCATCCAGACCCTGTGGTCGCTGGCCCACGAGAACCTGAACGTCGTGGTGCTGATCGCCGCCAACCACCAGTACGCCATCTTGCGCAACGAGCTGCGCCGTGGCGAGGCGCCGCTGGGCGAACGCGCCGAGGCCATGACGAGCCTGGCAGGCCCCCGGATCGACTGGGTCCGACTGGCCGAATCCTATGGCGTACGCGGCTCGCGCGCCGAAACCGCCGAAGCCCTCGCCGAGCAGCTCGAAGCCGCCTTTGCCCACAAAGGGCCGGCACTGATCGAAATGGCGCTGTAA
- a CDS encoding IclR family transcriptional regulator — protein sequence MNSLRRMLDILELFTPQHPVIDVDFVCETLGYAPASAYRYVRELSGVGLLVRIPRGYTLGPRIIELDRFMTEHNPILVESREWIAHLASETGLHVLLSELYGSTVINVHQTPGREPSQLNFGRGDPMDLFHSATARVILAYLLPRQLKRMYETHAEDADLEHIGPTWKAFSKAMLQIRKQGYCISRGELDADKSGLAAPIFDEKKRVLGSITLVGGTERFDAFNRDYLIGLVTRAAAEITERISQPQ from the coding sequence ATGAACAGCCTCCGGCGCATGCTCGACATCCTCGAGCTCTTCACTCCTCAACACCCTGTGATCGATGTGGATTTCGTCTGCGAGACGCTCGGCTATGCACCAGCCAGCGCCTACCGGTATGTCCGCGAACTGAGCGGCGTCGGGCTGCTCGTGCGCATTCCGCGCGGTTACACGCTGGGGCCGCGAATCATCGAACTCGACCGTTTTATGACCGAGCACAACCCGATCCTGGTCGAGAGTCGCGAATGGATTGCTCACCTGGCGAGCGAGACCGGCCTGCATGTGCTGCTCAGCGAGCTGTATGGCTCGACGGTGATCAACGTGCACCAGACCCCGGGCCGCGAGCCCTCACAGCTGAACTTCGGGCGTGGCGACCCCATGGATCTGTTCCACAGCGCCACGGCACGGGTCATCCTGGCCTACCTGCTGCCGCGCCAGCTCAAGCGGATGTACGAGACCCATGCCGAAGATGCCGATCTGGAGCACATCGGCCCGACGTGGAAGGCGTTCTCCAAGGCCATGCTGCAGATCCGCAAACAGGGCTACTGCATCAGTCGCGGCGAACTCGATGCCGACAAGAGCGGTCTCGCGGCCCCGATCTTCGACGAGAAGAAACGCGTGCTGGGCAGCATCACCCTGGTGGGTGGGACGGAGCGCTTCGACGCGTTCAATCGGGACTACCTGATCGGTCTGGTGACCCGCGCAGCGGCCGAGATCACCGAGCGCATCTCGCAGCCGCAGTAG
- a CDS encoding MFS transporter: MNAGMPVAGRREGSSAPLIAIGAVTSVEFVETGMVMFSADSIAAGAAVDEQALAFSFTLYGVAAIFMLFQHQWVVERLGYRRFVLLSLGVFALGGLLCAVADGVVAFSVGRLLQGLAGATFFTAGRMMINDLPPGRRTAGLLVFVGSLLAGSAAAPLLAAGLLAAGGWRALFCFPVLQALCVAWVAAGHLSHRVAPPESRSTEHWGWLTWLALGVFGLQLVIHDIPHAGSDVPARALWIGLGSVAILALFTWRQWQLEQPLINTRALWQARYLMGIALYFTGYGMIGAIGYLLPMYLHRGLGFALFDTAILVSVSLGASVLTALVHICVAHRWPWHRVYMVAGLALYALGTLALVRPEAHPTGWDLLPGVLATGVAIPLFIGPVAFGTFSELHASVFSHAYQIKNVVRQFGLSSSVAMASLFLQVLAIEPSQRPAWAWVLSRASESLGPDPGGDPLRAGVSALFVMLAVATVPAGIVVIVQRPLR; the protein is encoded by the coding sequence ATGAACGCCGGCATGCCGGTGGCTGGCCGGCGTGAGGGCTCGTCGGCCCCGCTGATCGCCATCGGCGCGGTCACCAGCGTGGAGTTCGTCGAGACCGGCATGGTGATGTTCTCGGCGGACAGCATCGCGGCCGGTGCCGCGGTCGATGAACAGGCGCTGGCGTTTTCGTTCACTCTGTACGGGGTGGCGGCCATCTTCATGCTGTTCCAGCACCAGTGGGTGGTCGAACGGCTGGGGTATCGGCGCTTCGTGCTGCTGTCGCTTGGCGTATTTGCGCTGGGCGGCCTGCTGTGTGCCGTTGCCGACGGCGTCGTCGCGTTTTCCGTCGGGCGGCTGTTGCAGGGGCTGGCCGGGGCCACCTTCTTCACGGCCGGGCGCATGATGATCAACGATCTGCCCCCGGGGCGGCGCACGGCCGGCCTGCTGGTCTTCGTCGGCAGCCTGCTGGCCGGATCTGCCGCCGCGCCCTTGCTGGCGGCCGGCCTGCTTGCCGCCGGCGGGTGGCGCGCCCTGTTCTGCTTTCCGGTTCTTCAAGCGCTGTGCGTGGCCTGGGTCGCTGCCGGGCACCTGTCGCATCGAGTCGCCCCGCCGGAATCCCGAAGTACGGAACACTGGGGCTGGCTGACCTGGCTGGCACTGGGAGTTTTCGGGCTGCAGCTGGTGATCCACGACATTCCCCATGCCGGATCGGACGTGCCCGCCCGCGCACTGTGGATCGGGCTGGGCTCGGTCGCCATTCTTGCGCTGTTCACCTGGCGCCAATGGCAGCTTGAGCAGCCGTTGATCAACACGCGGGCCCTGTGGCAGGCCCGCTATCTGATGGGCATTGCGCTGTACTTCACCGGCTACGGCATGATCGGTGCCATCGGTTACCTGTTGCCCATGTACCTTCATCGCGGGCTCGGATTCGCCTTGTTCGACACCGCGATCCTGGTGAGCGTCAGCCTCGGCGCGAGTGTGCTCACCGCGCTCGTCCATATCTGCGTTGCCCATCGCTGGCCCTGGCATCGTGTCTACATGGTGGCGGGGCTTGCGCTCTATGCCCTCGGCACCCTCGCGCTGGTGCGCCCGGAGGCGCATCCGACGGGGTGGGATCTGCTGCCGGGCGTGCTCGCCACTGGCGTGGCGATTCCGCTGTTCATCGGGCCGGTCGCGTTCGGGACGTTTTCGGAACTGCATGCGTCCGTCTTTTCGCATGCGTATCAGATCAAGAACGTGGTTCGTCAGTTCGGGCTGTCGAGCAGCGTCGCCATGGCGAGCCTTTTTCTCCAGGTGCTGGCGATCGAGCCGTCACAGCGTCCGGCATGGGCATGGGTGTTGAGCCGGGCGAGCGAGAGTCTGGGGCCCGATCCGGGGGGTGACCCGCTGCGCGCGGGTGTCAGTGCCCTGTTCGTCATGCTTGCCGTAGCGACCGTGCCGGCCGGCATCGTGGTGATCGTGCAGCGGCCGCTGCGCTGA
- a CDS encoding WD40/YVTN/BNR-like repeat-containing protein — protein sequence MRLIHIRGLAAVAAVLVSGLSWGATEPPLVAEFRPDPAERAAFPTQTMMLDAARAGARIVAVGDRGVILLSDDDGKRYRQARSVPVGATLTSVSFIDEKNGWAVGHWGAILRTTDGGESWTQQRLDVAEDRPLFAVHFTDAQHGVAVGLWSLVLRTDDGGAHWLPVELPAPPGERFADRNLFAAFGSGRIFYVAGERGTVLSSHDGGQTWTYHMTGYRGSFWTGTAFDDGTVLVAGMRGNVYRSSDGGMQWTEIDSGVRTSLTSIQHLNGETLAVGLDGVILSSRDEGRTFKVTQQADRQALTAVVPLRDGAAALFARGGVVPAQP from the coding sequence ATGCGATTGATTCATATAAGAGGGCTGGCCGCCGTCGCTGCCGTGCTGGTCAGCGGCCTGAGCTGGGGCGCGACCGAGCCGCCGCTCGTGGCCGAGTTCAGACCCGACCCGGCCGAGCGGGCGGCGTTTCCCACCCAGACCATGATGCTCGACGCCGCTCGTGCCGGCGCGCGTATCGTCGCGGTGGGCGACCGGGGCGTGATCCTGCTCTCTGACGATGATGGCAAGCGCTATCGCCAGGCCCGGTCCGTGCCTGTGGGGGCGACGCTCACCTCGGTGAGTTTCATCGACGAGAAGAACGGCTGGGCCGTGGGCCACTGGGGGGCCATCCTGCGGACCACCGATGGCGGCGAGAGCTGGACACAGCAGCGTCTGGATGTCGCCGAGGATCGCCCCCTGTTTGCGGTCCACTTCACGGATGCACAGCACGGTGTGGCCGTCGGATTGTGGTCCCTGGTGTTGCGCACCGACGATGGCGGTGCGCACTGGTTGCCGGTGGAGCTGCCGGCCCCGCCGGGCGAGCGTTTTGCCGACCGCAACCTGTTCGCTGCATTCGGCAGTGGACGCATCTTCTACGTGGCCGGAGAGCGCGGGACGGTGCTCAGCTCCCACGATGGCGGGCAGACCTGGACCTACCACATGACCGGCTATCGCGGTTCGTTCTGGACCGGGACCGCCTTTGATGATGGCACGGTGCTTGTCGCCGGCATGCGCGGCAACGTGTATCGCAGCAGCGACGGCGGCATGCAATGGACCGAGATCGACAGCGGTGTGCGCACCTCGCTCACGTCGATACAGCACTTGAACGGCGAAACGCTGGCGGTCGGGCTCGACGGGGTGATCCTCTCGAGCCGGGATGAAGGCCGCACGTTCAAGGTCACCCAGCAGGCAGACCGTCAGGCACTGACCGCAGTGGTGCCGCTCCGGGACGGCGCCGCCGCCCTGTTCGCACGCGGGGGCGTCGTGCCAGCGCAGCCTTGA
- a CDS encoding efflux RND transporter permease subunit translates to MFNPFSVADVDQWLTRFLLGLERILFRWRWTILGLLVVFTAVMGWYALQLRMEAGFEKQMPVGHEYIQTFNDYRSDLLGANRLTFVVKARNGTIWNAEGLTRLYEVTKAVTFLPNVDRLGVQSLWTPNTFVNEITEEGFRADPLIPGTVTPQDLSPDVIAGIRQATGQGGFVGTLVSRDQTSAMITAELLERDASGNKIDYVAYNSELEALRARFEDDDFQIQIIGFAKQVGDIADGASAVLEFCAIALVLTALAVYWYCHSVRFTILPIVCSFTSLVWQFGTLKLLGYGLDPLAVLVPFLVFAIGVSHGVQQINFIVRELSHGKTTEEAARASFTGLLIPGTLALVTAFVSFITLVMIPIPMVRELAITASLGVGYKIVTNLVMLPLAASLFHFTKEYADKAMLKRERRARWLRTLARVAEPRNAAVAIAVTLVVFGLAVWQSRDRVVGTLQPGAPELRAEARFNQDAVSIAGGYDTGLDWLSVAFATAPGACENVAIGMYQDRFVAHMRHVPGVLSVQSYADQLRLYNEGYNEGNPKMAVIPIDSANYAALSAEIGRLRGYMTKDCSMTAVHLFLTDHKASTINSVIARIKQFRVDNPLPGVTIRLAAGNAGVLAAINEEVEHSELPMMLNVYAAIVLLVALVYRDFRAVIACCLPLTVGTFIGYWFMKELQIGLTVATLPVMVLAVGIGVDYAFYIYNRLQLHLAGGEPIVKALEHSILEVGTATIFTALTLAVGVATWMFSALKFQADMGKLLAFMFMVNMVMAMTALPALAVWLEKLFPRKGPVKAPGILAH, encoded by the coding sequence ATGTTCAATCCATTTAGCGTGGCCGATGTCGACCAGTGGTTGACGCGTTTCCTGCTGGGGCTGGAGCGCATCCTGTTCCGCTGGCGCTGGACGATTCTCGGCCTGCTGGTCGTGTTTACCGCCGTCATGGGATGGTATGCACTGCAGCTGCGCATGGAAGCCGGTTTCGAAAAGCAGATGCCGGTGGGCCACGAATACATCCAGACCTTCAACGACTACCGCAGCGACCTGCTCGGCGCCAACCGCCTGACCTTCGTGGTCAAGGCCCGCAACGGCACGATCTGGAATGCCGAAGGGCTGACCCGGCTCTACGAGGTGACCAAGGCGGTCACCTTCCTGCCGAACGTGGATCGGCTGGGGGTGCAGTCATTGTGGACACCGAACACCTTCGTGAACGAAATCACCGAAGAGGGCTTCCGCGCCGATCCGCTCATTCCGGGCACAGTGACACCGCAGGATCTCTCGCCCGATGTGATTGCCGGTATCCGGCAGGCGACCGGGCAGGGCGGTTTCGTCGGCACCCTGGTCTCGCGCGACCAGACGAGTGCGATGATCACGGCCGAACTGCTCGAACGCGATGCCTCGGGCAACAAGATCGATTACGTCGCCTACAACAGCGAGCTGGAAGCCCTGCGGGCCAGGTTCGAGGACGACGACTTCCAGATCCAGATCATCGGCTTCGCCAAACAGGTGGGCGACATTGCCGACGGGGCCTCGGCGGTGCTCGAGTTCTGTGCCATCGCCCTAGTGCTCACCGCGCTGGCGGTGTACTGGTACTGCCACTCGGTGCGCTTCACCATCTTGCCGATCGTATGCTCCTTCACCTCGCTGGTGTGGCAGTTCGGCACGCTCAAGCTGCTCGGCTACGGGCTCGACCCGCTGGCCGTGCTGGTGCCGTTTCTGGTGTTCGCCATCGGGGTCTCCCACGGCGTGCAGCAGATCAACTTCATCGTGCGCGAGCTGTCCCACGGCAAGACGACCGAGGAGGCGGCACGGGCGAGTTTCACCGGGCTGCTCATTCCCGGCACGCTGGCGCTGGTGACCGCCTTCGTCTCCTTCATCACGCTGGTGATGATTCCGATCCCGATGGTGCGCGAACTGGCGATCACCGCCTCGCTCGGCGTGGGCTACAAGATCGTCACCAACCTCGTGATGCTGCCGCTGGCCGCCTCGCTGTTCCACTTCACCAAGGAATACGCCGACAAGGCCATGCTCAAGCGCGAGCGTCGTGCCCGCTGGCTGCGCACGCTCGCCCGCGTGGCCGAGCCGCGCAACGCCGCGGTGGCCATCGCGGTGACCCTGGTGGTGTTCGGGCTGGCCGTATGGCAAAGCCGCGACCGTGTGGTGGGCACGCTGCAACCCGGTGCGCCGGAGCTGCGCGCGGAAGCCCGCTTCAACCAGGATGCGGTGTCCATCGCCGGGGGGTACGACACCGGGCTGGACTGGCTGAGCGTGGCCTTTGCCACCGCGCCGGGCGCCTGTGAGAACGTGGCCATCGGCATGTACCAGGATCGGTTCGTGGCTCACATGCGTCATGTGCCGGGCGTGCTATCGGTGCAGTCGTATGCCGACCAGCTGCGCCTGTACAACGAGGGCTACAACGAAGGCAATCCCAAGATGGCGGTCATCCCGATCGATTCGGCCAACTACGCGGCGTTGTCGGCGGAGATCGGCCGCCTGCGCGGCTACATGACCAAGGACTGCTCCATGACCGCGGTCCATCTGTTCCTGACCGACCACAAGGCGAGCACCATCAACTCGGTCATCGCGCGTATCAAGCAGTTCCGGGTGGATAACCCGCTGCCCGGCGTGACCATCCGGCTGGCGGCGGGCAACGCGGGCGTGCTGGCGGCGATCAACGAGGAGGTCGAGCATTCCGAACTGCCCATGATGCTCAACGTCTATGCCGCCATCGTCCTGCTGGTGGCCCTGGTGTACCGCGACTTCCGGGCGGTGATCGCCTGCTGCCTGCCGCTGACGGTGGGCACCTTCATCGGCTACTGGTTCATGAAGGAGCTGCAGATCGGCCTGACCGTCGCCACCTTGCCGGTGATGGTGCTGGCGGTGGGCATCGGCGTCGATTACGCCTTCTATATCTATAACCGCCTGCAACTGCACCTGGCCGGCGGCGAACCCATCGTCAAGGCGCTCGAACACTCCATTCTGGAGGTCGGTACGGCCACCATCTTCACGGCGCTCACGCTGGCCGTCGGCGTGGCGACCTGGATGTTCTCCGCGCTCAAGTTCCAGGCCGACATGGGCAAGCTGCTGGCCTTCATGTTCATGGTCAACATGGTGATGGCCATGACGGCGCTCCCGGCGCTGGCTGTGTGGCTTGAAAAACTCTTCCCGCGCAAGGGCCCGGTCAAGGCGCCGGGCATCCTGGCCCATTGA
- a CDS encoding DUF1302 domain-containing protein, translating into MMHPKMSRMALALSLAIAVPGLAHAFNFDMGEVTGSLDSTVTLGFGIRTEDPSCRLTGDTSSSCGASANTAVWSNADDGNLNYDKGDFFTLNLKGSHELLLNLPNDWRFLGRIGWLHDFAADETARTDLDSEAKRYVGDYVRLYDLWVSKQFSLGGQRARVRVGNQVVSWGESLFMFGGINSNVAMDLQRLSSPGVQLKEAFLPSPMVSFATGLGNGMNLEAYYQFKWRRYEYPPAGTYFSQGDTFDRGRDKLLCIGTDAANISRLSGTPLDQVKANLRNGGSYPAYGNFGAQRVLKDDTPKDSGQFGVSLKFRPEGWDTDFGIYYQRYHDKTPNVQYWNPGATTTRMTFSEDRELYGLSANTTLGNWAVGTELSYRPKDAVSGSICLDANGAPEFGVECNSAIDNERYQWHLTGILSLTPGDHGWFLDAVGAQTGTFLGEAVAINYPGVNSGKAFNRTSNGVSYRQLPAAGAWTYSDASGNVKGVGDAFSWGYMFDFSLTYDSTVIPGWQVIPGVFFSHGVKGNTPNFVANWMEGAKSASFYVLFNRNPMTWQAGINYAKFWGGDYSVSAPFRDRDFIGGFISRNF; encoded by the coding sequence ATGATGCACCCGAAAATGTCCCGCATGGCTCTGGCGCTTTCGCTGGCCATTGCGGTCCCCGGCCTGGCTCACGCTTTCAATTTCGACATGGGCGAGGTGACCGGCTCGCTCGATTCCACGGTCACCCTCGGTTTTGGTATCCGGACGGAAGATCCAAGCTGCAGGCTCACCGGCGACACCTCTAGCTCCTGTGGTGCCAGTGCCAACACCGCCGTGTGGTCGAATGCCGACGACGGCAACCTGAACTACGACAAGGGCGATTTCTTTACCTTGAACCTCAAGGGTTCCCACGAGCTGTTGCTCAACCTGCCCAACGACTGGCGCTTTCTCGGTCGTATCGGCTGGCTGCACGATTTTGCCGCCGACGAGACGGCCCGCACCGATCTGGACAGCGAAGCCAAGCGCTATGTGGGTGACTATGTCCGCCTCTACGATCTGTGGGTGAGCAAGCAGTTCAGCCTGGGGGGGCAGCGTGCCCGCGTCAGGGTCGGTAATCAGGTGGTGAGCTGGGGCGAGAGCCTGTTCATGTTTGGCGGCATCAACTCCAACGTGGCCATGGATCTGCAGCGCCTCTCGTCGCCCGGCGTGCAACTGAAGGAGGCCTTTCTGCCCTCACCGATGGTCAGTTTCGCCACCGGCCTGGGCAACGGCATGAACCTGGAAGCCTATTACCAGTTCAAGTGGCGCCGGTATGAGTATCCGCCGGCGGGCACGTATTTTTCCCAGGGCGATACCTTCGATCGCGGTCGCGACAAGCTGCTCTGCATCGGCACCGACGCGGCCAACATCTCACGCCTGAGCGGCACGCCGCTCGATCAGGTGAAAGCCAATCTCAGAAACGGCGGAAGCTACCCGGCCTATGGCAACTTCGGCGCACAACGCGTCCTGAAGGACGATACGCCGAAGGATTCCGGGCAGTTCGGGGTGTCGCTCAAGTTCCGCCCGGAAGGTTGGGATACCGACTTCGGCATCTACTACCAGCGCTATCACGACAAGACGCCGAACGTGCAGTACTGGAACCCGGGGGCCACGACCACCCGCATGACCTTCTCGGAAGATCGCGAGCTTTACGGCTTGAGCGCCAATACCACCCTGGGGAACTGGGCGGTCGGTACCGAGCTGTCCTATCGGCCGAAGGATGCGGTGTCGGGCAGTATCTGTCTGGACGCCAATGGCGCGCCGGAATTCGGCGTCGAGTGCAACAGCGCCATCGACAACGAGCGCTACCAGTGGCACCTGACCGGTATCCTCAGCCTGACGCCGGGCGACCATGGCTGGTTTCTCGACGCGGTCGGTGCGCAGACCGGGACCTTCCTGGGTGAAGCGGTGGCCATCAACTATCCGGGCGTCAATTCCGGCAAGGCCTTCAACCGCACTTCCAATGGCGTGAGCTATCGGCAGCTGCCGGCAGCCGGGGCATGGACCTACAGTGATGCCTCGGGCAACGTGAAGGGCGTGGGCGATGCCTTCTCCTGGGGCTACATGTTCGACTTCAGCCTGACCTACGACAGCACGGTCATCCCCGGCTGGCAGGTCATCCCGGGCGTGTTCTTCTCGCACGGGGTCAAGGGCAACACGCCTAACTTCGTGGCCAACTGGATGGAAGGCGCCAAGTCCGCGAGCTTCTATGTCCTGTTCAACCGCAACCCGATGACCTGGCAGGCGGGTATCAACTACGCCAAGTTCTGGGGCGGCGATTACTCGGTGAGTGCGCCGTTCCGTGACCGCGACTTCATCGGCGGCTTCATCTCCCGCAACTTCTGA